A genomic segment from Methanophagales archaeon encodes:
- the phoU gene encoding phosphate signaling complex protein PhoU: protein MAVRKEYIEDLEKLKDEVQRMGELARESAKNAIKALVQRDTALASRILKENAVIDELEFDIENRCMRLLALQQPMASDLRTIGTCMKIITDFDRISDLAGDIAEIVHRIGDEPFAKPLIDVPRMSEIAQGMISDCLTAFSTRDIGILEDFSERDDVIDALFDQVRRELMMIMIENPRCIANASHLLFVALHLERIGDHACNIASRIIYMVTGERRKLE, encoded by the coding sequence ATGGCAGTAAGGAAAGAATACATAGAGGATTTGGAAAAGCTCAAGGACGAAGTGCAGAGGATGGGCGAACTGGCGAGGGAATCTGCGAAGAACGCCATTAAAGCGCTTGTACAGCGCGATACAGCGTTAGCATCGAGGATACTAAAAGAAAACGCAGTAATAGACGAGCTGGAATTTGATATAGAGAACAGATGTATGAGACTGCTCGCATTGCAACAGCCAATGGCTTCTGATTTGAGAACAATAGGGACGTGTATGAAGATAATCACAGATTTCGACAGGATAAGCGACTTAGCGGGTGACATTGCCGAGATTGTCCATAGGATAGGTGATGAACCATTTGCGAAACCGCTGATTGACGTACCGAGGATGTCGGAGATTGCACAGGGTATGATTTCTGATTGCCTCACGGCGTTTTCCACACGAGATATAGGAATATTAGAAGATTTCTCGGAACGAGATGATGTGATAGATGCGCTATTCGACCAGGTGAGGCGGGAATTGATGATGATAATGATAGAAAACCCGAGATGTATAGCAAACGCTTCGCATTTACTCTTCGTAGCACTGCATTTAGAGCGAATCGGTGACCATGCGTGCAACATTGCCTCCCGGATTATATACATGGTTACCGGTGAGCGGAGGAAGTTAGAGTGA